CCTCCAGCACCGCGTCACGCCACTCCTCGGGCCCCATGCCCGCGTACTCGGCGCGACGCGTGTAGGACGGCTGCCAGTAGCGGTGGTCGCGGTGGCTGCCGTCCGGTTCGATCACCCGTACCGTGGCCGGCGGCAGTTTGCGCACTCCGTTGAGGACGGTGCGCGGCGCGGCGACCGTGGCGTGCCAGCTCAGGTACTGGTGGACGGCCACCGGATCGACGGAGGTGTCCACGTCCCCGGCAGCCAGGAGAGCGGGCAGGGAGGAGGCGAACCGCAACCGGTCCGGTGTCGGCGCCAGATACAGCGGTTTGATCCCCAGCCGGTCACGGCCGAGCACGACACGGCCGGTGCGGTGCTCGACGAGCGCGAAGGCGAACATGCCGTAGAAGCGCTCCACGCAGGCGGTTCCCCACTGCCGGTAGGCGTGGAGCACGACCTCCGTGTCGGATGTCGACTCGAAGCGGTGCCCGAGGCGCCCGAGCTCTTCGCGCAGCTCCCGGTAGTTGTAGACGCAGCCGTTGAAGACGCCGGTGATCTCGCCGTCGGCGTCGGTCATCGGCTGGGCGCCGAGGTCGGACAGGTCGATGATCTTCAGTCGTCGGTGCCCCAGCGCCACCGCGCCCTGTGTCCAGATGCCTCGGCCGTCGGGCCCGCGAGCGGCGAGCCGGTCGGTCATGCGCTCGACGGCCGCGAGGTCGGGTCGCCTGCCGTCGAAGCGGATCTCGCCGCTCAGACCGCACATGACGCTCCGCCCCCTTCCCAGGAGCCGGCGGACACGAGCCTGGACGGGAAGCCCGGGTCGCGCCTGCCGGTCGCGACCCGGGCGGTATTGCTGGACATGAACGAAACCTCTCCTCGGGTTGTGTCGGTGCAGTTCGGACGGGCGAGGCGGTGGGACGCATCGCGCGCGACCGGGTCAGCTGCCCAGGACCTCCGGAGCCCCGGATCCTGCCGCACCCGCGGCGGAGCGCGCGACCTTCCTGCGGGTGGCGGGGGCCGGCCTGCGGTGTCGCCGCTCGCCGCGGGTTTCCGCGATCAGCAGGTCCGTGCAGGCCAGCAGGTCCTCTTCCCGTGTCTTGCGGCGCATGCGCTCGGCGGCGCTGCCGTCCGCCAGGGCCGCCTCGGTCAGATCCCTGACGGTCTGCCAGTCGCCGTGGGCCTCCAGCGCGGGACGCAACCGGGCCAGCAGCCCGCGTACGACATCGGCGGCAGGCGCCTCCCGGTGGGTCCTAGGATCCACCAGCGCACCCTCCAGGCCGGACCGGGCAGCCCGCCAGGACGCGCCGCGCAGCCATTCGTGGCGGCCGTCGCACACCGCCGCGCCGGACGCGCGCCGCTCGATGGCCTCGGTCACCAGGGCACGGAACAGGCCGGCCACGAGCACGACGGTCTCCGCCCGCGGGCAGGCGTCGCAGATACGGAGTTCCAGCGTCCGCAGGTGCGCGGAGGGGCGAACGTCGTAGTAGATCATCCCCGGGTCGCTGATGACCCCGGCCCGGACGAGGTCACGTACCGCGGCGTCGTAGTCGGCCGCGCCGGGGAAGCAACCGACGGGACCCGCGGTGGGCCAGCGCTGCCAGAGCAGCGTGCGCCAGCTGGCATAGCCGGTGTCGGCTCCCTGCCAGAACGGCGAACTGGCGGACAGCGCCAACAGCACGGGCAGCCAGGGAGAGACCGCGCACATCACCTTTACGGCCGTGTCGCGGTCGGGTATGTCCACGTGGACCTGGGCGCCGCAGATGAGCTGTTCGTCGGCCACCTGGCGGTACTCCTCGACCATGTGGCGATAGCGCGCGCCGGCGGTGGGGTGTCCGGAGGCGGCCGGGGCAAGCGGTGCTGTGCCCGCGGCCACGACCGCGAGCCCCAGCGAGGAGGCGGCCGCGTCGAGCCTCCGTCTCGTTCTGGTGAGGTCGGCGTACAGGCCGGCCAGGGTCGCGTGCACCCCGCTGTTCGACTCCACGGTGGACTGGTGCAGTTCCGTGGTGAAGGTGCGCCGGGGAAGCCGACGCAGGACCGCGTCGGCACGCGGCACCAGCAGTCCGCTTTCCACTTCCAGGATGTGGAATTCCTCCTCGACTCCGATGCGCATGACCACAGTCGCTCCTTGAGGTGTTGCCGAAGGCCCCGCCTGTCTCAGGGGTGACCCCCAAGTGCCCACGAGATCGACCGATACGCGTGAAATGCGCGTTTGAAGCAGATCACCCACAAGTGAGCAGGGTTCTGGGTCAGCCGTCGGTGGTCCTGTCGACCAGCGCGCCGTACGCCAGCTGCAGCGCGTCCGCCCCGGCCAACGCGGCCAGCGCGCCCATCGCGGTGCGCGTCGCGCGAGGCCACAGGAGCTGTCCGGCGGTCAGGGTCGACGCCACCCAGACGCTCATGCAGAAGGGGCAGGTCATCAGCTCGCCCACCGTGTCCTTGCCGTTCCCTGGCTGCGCCTCCTCGTGCAGTTCGGCGGGGCCCTGCGGACCGACGTACGTCGTGAAGGGGGCGCGCAGCGGGCTCGTCACCGCTGCCTTGCTGATCAGCCGGCTGAGCCGGAACGTGGCCACCGAGGTCAAGAGCACGTCCCAGGGTTCCGGCCGGTCGGGCAGCGGGCGCCCGCGAAGGCGTACCGCCGCGGCCCAGCCCCCCGTGTAGGCGCCGAACGCCGCCATGGCCGTGAGATAGCCGCGCAGGGGCCGGTCGTGCGTGCCCGCGTAGCCGCGGCCCGTGCGCCGGAGGAACGCCTGTGCCCGTCGTCTCATGCGGTTGTCAGTCGGTGTGGCCATGGGCGGATCCCCGTCCTGATTCGTTCGATACCGATCCGGTTCCCAGCTCTCGTCCACCGCGCCGATCCGGTGCGGCCTTCCGTGACGATGTGGGGTGGGCAGCGCGTGCATCGGTCCGACGCGCGTCTGCGAAGGGTTCAGCTGCGCCCGGTCGAGGTGTGTCCGACCGGACTGCGTCGATCACCGGTCCAGCCGCTGTTTCCGTTCCAGATGACGTCGTCGCCTGCTCATGGCCAGCCGGGTCTCCCTCAGCACGCGCCGCAAACGAGGACGCTCAGCCGCCCGGCCGGACGACCGCGCACACAGCCGTCCGACGGGTCGCCAGGTGCGCGGTGCGCAGTTCCCCTGCCGCCAGCCGTTCCAGCAGCGTCGGGAGGTGGCGTCGGCCGTGCTGCTGGGCGCCCCGCACGGTCAGTGCCGTACGGCGGGTCCGTCTGGAGCCGCAGCTGCTGCTCCACCTGGTCGTACAGGTGGACCGGACTGTCGCTGCGCGCCTCCATGCCGACCGCCTCGATGCACACGCCGGGGCCGCGGCCTCCGGTGTGTTCGCGCAGTTCCTCGCCGACGTCGGTGGCCGTGCAGTCGATGACCTCGCTGCCGATGTGGCGCTGCGTCATCTCCGGACGTTCCGGGATCCGGTTCGATGGAGATCACCCGTTCCGCGCCGAGCACCATCGTGGCACGTGCCGCCATCCGGGCGACGGCGCCACAGCCCCGTACGGCCCCGCCGAGGTCGGCGCCCATCCAGCCGGTCGGCACCGCGTCGGACGCGAACAGCGCGCTGGTGTCGTCCACGCTTCCGGGACGTTGAAGGCCCCGTAGTCGCCGAAGGGCACGCGGACGTACTCGGCGTGGCTGCTTCTGCCCGGGCACCGTGATGAGCGCCCGAGCGGGCGAGTCCCCCGGGATCGACGTGGTCAGGGCTTGGACACCGCGTGGCGCCCGGCCCTCCCGGACAGTGCGACGTGGCGAGAAGGCCGGGCGGGACCGGTGGGCCCGAGGCCCCGCAGGCACCGGCAGGCCATGGCCAGCAGACCCGTGAACACGGCCAGGAGCAGCAAGGAGGTCCACATGGGCCGGCTGCCGGGAGAATCCCCCATCGTCCAGGCTGACGATGCCGTCCACAGGACGACGCCGGCCGCGTAGAAGGCCCTGATGCGGCGCAGTTGCCTTGCGGCCCCGGCCGCCGTGGTGTCGTCGGTGTGTGTCATGCCGACCCGTGTACCCCGATCGACGCCCACCAGCCTGCGGACCGGGCACCGCGTACCGTCACGCAGTCGCGGTGTGCCTGCCTGACGAGCGGGTCAGTTCGTCTGCGAGCTCGTTCCGCTCTGCCGGGACACCTTGTCCGTCATGTCGACGGTGTCGGCGGACGGAGGCGCGGCAACGTCGACTTCGGTGCCGAAGCCGCTGAAGTCCATGACGACCTTCGCCTGGGCCTGCCGGGCGGATGTGCCGGCCCCGCCGGTCTGCGCGGCGTCCTTGACGGTCATCCGGATCTGCTGTCGGCGGGTGAGTCCGTCCTCGTCGATCCAGAGATCGACGGGCACGTTGTCGCCCAACTGCGCACGCAGCTTCCGCTCTTGGGCCGAATCGCCCTCGGCCAGCTTCGACAGGTCGAGATCGACCCGGTAGTGCGTGGTGGACACACCGTTCACGGTATCCTCGCCCACCTTCCGCACGTCCTTCTCGGACAGGGACTTGGTGTAGGCGAAGGAGTTCGCCGGGTCGCTCATCGCGGGGCCACCGGTGCCCTGCGAGCGATTCAGTCGCTGCAGGTCCACCTTCATCCAGCTCCTGCCCTCGGGCAGTTGGCCGCTTGCCGCGGGGGGCTTCTGGTACAGAACCTGGTTCACGATCCGCTGTTCGAGCTGCTGGCCGCCCTGGCCCAGCCGCATCCGGCTCGTACCGTCTTGCAGGTCCAGCACGCCGGAACCGGTGATCGTCTCGCTGTTGCCGCCCGCCTCGACAGTGGTCGCCAGCTTGATACGGGCCGTCTTCGCCTGCGTGGTCTTCTTGTTGGTCGCCTGGACCACCTGAGCCGGCGAGGACTGCGGCTGTCCCTGTGAGGCGGACCGATCCGCGCTGTCGGCCCCGCTTGACCCGTCGTCGCCGCATCCCGTCAGCAGGGCGACCGACACGATGCCACCGACGCCCAGAGCGGCCGAGCGAGAGGTACGTAAGGACGGTTTCATCACGCCTGACATCCCTTCATCACCTTCTGGTGCCAAAAGTGCTGCGTACCACCGGATGCCCCACCCACAGCCCGGCATACGCGGACGCCGACGGTCGTGTGCCACACCGGACGGCCTGCTGGTGCGGCATACGTACGGAACAAGACATGTGTCCTGCGTACCATCACTACGACAGCGCGTGCGGCAGGAACTGCCACCGCACCAGCGGAGGCAGGCGAGACAGCACGCCCCATTGGATGTCGCGGAGGCCGCAGGCGCGCGCACCGCGGGCCAAGGCCCCAGGAAGAGGTGCGAGCCCATGTCCGAAACCGCCCCCAACACCACCGAGTTGACCTCCCAGTACAGCACCCAGGTGGCCGGTGACCTCGAACGCAACCTCAAAGAACAAGAGCGCCTCAGCGGGGAAATCGAAGCACTCCAGGGTCAGTTGGCGGCTCTGCGGCACGACCACGCAGTCCTGCTGAACATCCAGCAGGTCCTGGGCACCCCGACGACAGCCGATTCGCCATCCACCCCGCCAGGCGCAGTGGTGCCCGCTCCTCGTAAGAAGGCCGCCGCCTCGGACGGGCGGAGGGGCACCCGGAATTCGGCCGAACAGGCCGGAAAGCGGACCGGAAAGAAGGCAGCCGCCAAGGCTTCGACCGTGCGGTCGGGGCCCACCCTCGTCGACCTTGTCCGAGAGCATCTGGCCGACCAGAGGGAACCCCGCTCGGCGGCCGAGATCTCCACCGCGCTGGGCCGGCAGCACCCCGAGCGCACGATCAAGGCCACCGTCGTGCGCACCACACTCGAGGGACTCGTGGCCAGGAACCAGGCCCAGCGCACCAAGCAGGGGACCTCGGTCTTCTACACCTCACTCGACGCGAGCGAAACTGCCACGCCGACCGAGGACAGCTCCCAGCAAGCGGACTGAACGAACGCGGTGCCGAGGCTCATGCCGA
This portion of the Streptomyces canus genome encodes:
- a CDS encoding carboxylate-amine ligase, yielding MRIGVEEEFHILEVESGLLVPRADAVLRRLPRRTFTTELHQSTVESNSGVHATLAGLYADLTRTRRRLDAAASSLGLAVVAAGTAPLAPAASGHPTAGARYRHMVEEYRQVADEQLICGAQVHVDIPDRDTAVKVMCAVSPWLPVLLALSASSPFWQGADTGYASWRTLLWQRWPTAGPVGCFPGAADYDAAVRDLVRAGVISDPGMIYYDVRPSAHLRTLELRICDACPRAETVVLVAGLFRALVTEAIERRASGAAVCDGRHEWLRGASWRAARSGLEGALVDPRTHREAPAADVVRGLLARLRPALEAHGDWQTVRDLTEAALADGSAAERMRRKTREEDLLACTDLLIAETRGERRHRRPAPATRRKVARSAAGAAGSGAPEVLGS
- a CDS encoding DUF1360 domain-containing protein; translation: MATPTDNRMRRRAQAFLRRTGRGYAGTHDRPLRGYLTAMAAFGAYTGGWAAAVRLRGRPLPDRPEPWDVLLTSVATFRLSRLISKAAVTSPLRAPFTTYVGPQGPAELHEEAQPGNGKDTVGELMTCPFCMSVWVASTLTAGQLLWPRATRTAMGALAALAGADALQLAYGALVDRTTDG